CTCACTGGTTGGTAACCTGAAGCCCGGCGACATCCCGGCCGAAGTCCGCATCAAGTGCATCCAGACTCTGATCGACAACTACTTCGTGAAAGAAAACATCATCAACGCTGGCTACCCTCTGGACATGCGCTACGCTGGTCCTCGTGAAGCTCTGCTCCACGCTACCTTCCGCCAGAACTACGGTGTTTCCCACATGATCATCGGTCGTGACCACGCTGGTGTTGGCGACTTCTACGGTCTGTTCGAAGCTCAGGAAATCTTCGACAAGATTCCTTACGCTGACGGCGTTTGCGACGCTCCCGGCAAGGCCCTCCTTTGTAAGCCCATGAAGATCGACTGGACCTTCTACTGCTACAAGTGCGACGGCATGGCCTCCCTGCGTACCTGCCCGCACAGCAAGGAAGACCGCGTTATCCTTTCCGGTACCAAGCTTCGTAAGGCTCTCTCCGAAAAAGCTGATGTTCCGGATCACTTCGGCCGTGAAGAAATCCTTACCATTCTCCGCGGTTACTACGAAGGTCTCACCGAAAAGGTCGAGATCAAAATGCAGCACGCTGCTTCTGGCGATGCCATGAAATAGCGCTCGTTGCGTACGACTCTGTGCTGAATGAGGGGAGGTGCTTTGCACCTCCCCTTTTTTGTCGCTTCTCTCCTTCGTTCGGTCATGTTGGGTGGGGTGAGGAAGATTGGGGGCCAGCCCCCAAACCCCCGCGTAAGGGAATGATTCCCTTACGTATCCTCATCGAGTTTGAATTCCATCCACGCTTCGCGTGAATGAAATTCAAACTTGGGTGAGAATGGCGTAAAGAAGCTCTTTCTCTTTCCCGTGTGTTGCCACCATTTTCTTTCTGAACGCTCGCGTTCAGAAAGAAAATAAGTGCGGCAGAAAAGGCAGAAGAACACGCGTTCGGGAAATGCCACTAGCTCAAAAAAGAGGGCTGATGGAGAGGAAAGCATAGCTTTCATCCCATTCAGCCCTCTTTTTTGAGCGAAAGCGGGATTCCCAAGGGCCTCGTCCTTGGGCGGGGTCAAGGGGCAGCGCCCCTTGCAGAGGTGCGGGGACAGAGTCCCCGCCCACCCTAGCGCCTCTTGCAGAACACGACGCCCACCTACTCATAATGTTAGTGAACACCGCTTTGCTCGTGAATTTTGCGAAAGGGGAGCTTTTGTGAAATGATTACGAGATGGGAGGCTTCTGTGGAAACCCTTGAATAGCGGGGGGAAAGTAGAGATTGTGGGGGGAAAGCCCACAAGGGGGCCACTTGCTCCAAAGGTGGAGTTAGGATACGAAAGTGGACTTCCTTTCTGCTTACCGGAAGAAATTTATGAACGATAGAAAATATACACGCGAATACGCCAAACGCGATGAACGCCGCGACGAGCGCCGTCCAGACGCCAGGGACAAACGGTCCATTACTGAGGAACTGGTCTCCATTGACCGGCAGCTGACACGACTTCTTGGAAAACGGTGCTACCTGCTTTCCAAGGCTGCAAATGCTCGTAAACGCAAAGGCAGAGCCCTTGCTGATCCGGGGCAGGAACGCCGTATGCGTTCTGCTTGGGACGAGCTGGTCAAGCGAGAGGGTCTGGACGCTGCGACAACTCGCAAGCTGTTCAATCTTGCGAATGGCCTTGCATATAATTCTGTGCGCAATGAGAACAGCAACAAGAGCCGTACGTTCAAGCTGTTCCCGAAGTGCGAGTCTCTTGATGTGAGCATCGATGGCCCCCGTGATCTGGAAGAGACACGGATGTGGGCTGCTGTTGCTGCCGCAGCAGAGGCAAAGACAGAGCTGCACCCCATCGTGCTGAACGATGCACTTGCAGACCTGCTGAAAGCCTTGAATAAGGGTGGTGCTTCCCTGATTTTTGAAAAGGGGAAAGTCATCAATGCTGGCAAGGCTCCAGATTTTCACGAACAGAAAATTTACGTTGGTAACGAGACGCTGAACCTTTACCTGTGCATGGCGATGGTTCTTGGACAGCCGGGAATTTCCACCTTTACTGGTGGCGCATCCCTGAAGGTCATGGACCTTCGTGCTGTTGCCCATGTTTTTGCAGGTCTTGGTGTTCGTCTGGCGAGCCTTGAGCCTCAGTCCGCTGGTGTGCCTGTGCGCATGGAAAGCGGAGGCATGACAAGCGCTCGCTTTAGCGTACCGGAAGGCTTCCCGGCCGAGGCTGCTGCCGCACTGGCACTGTTTGGCCCCACGTACCCAGATGGCATTGCCTTCACCTGGGACGAGAGCTGGGATGACGAAGGACTGCTTCGCCGCGTTGCCGCACTGCTGAAAGAATGCGGTGTGCCATGCGAGCTGAAGAAAGATTCCTTTAGCGTTCGTCCTGCCCGCTACGCTGTGCCGAAAAATCCTGCTATTTCTCTTGATCCGATGCTGTGCGCTTCCGTGCTTGCTGTTCCGTATGCAACAGAGGGCAAGGTTGTGCTGAAAGGCCGCTGGCCTGCCAAGCGCCGCATTGCGGGTGAGATTGAATCCTTCCTGAAGAGCCTTGGCTGCACAGTGAATGTGTCTAAAGAAGACATCACTGTGGAACTGAATGCTCGTCCTGAGGCGCTCGACTTTGAGCTTGAGCACTGCTCCGAGCTGGTTCCGCTGGCACTTGCTGCATCTCTGGTTGCCAAGTCTGGTGGCCGTATTGCGATTGCAGAAGATTTTGATAGCGCAACCGCTATGGACCTTGGTGACCGCCTTGGCCGCTTTGTGCGTGTTAAGCCCGGCCGTCTTGTAGTGACAGGCTCCGACAGAGGCAGTTCTTGGGTCGAGAGCGAGGAGTCCTGGGTCAGCCCCACTGCTGACTGGACACTTGCTTTGGCTCTGGTCTCTTTTGTCGCACCGGGAATCCTGCTTGCGAATCCTGGTGATCTGGCTTCTGTATGGCCAGATTTTTGGCAGCTTTTTGTGAATGGTTTTGTTCCACAACCTGACAAGAAGGAGCCTGAAGAAAGTGGAAAGAAAGGAAGAAGAGTCCGTATCGGCTGAGCTTGAGCGGCTTTCTCAAGAATTTGAGGAGCTGAAGCTGCAAAAGGAGACTGTTGAGGCCCAGGTGAAAAAACTGATGGCCGAAGAGGATCCCGCGCAAGGGGTATATTATGCGCAGGATATTTTCCGATTGCAGCAGGATAAACTCAGGCTGGCAACCGAGATGGAGTTTCGTAGGCGAAAACAGAATCGTCTGCGATTGGCTGAGGAGGAAAAAGCCTTTTTGATGCACTGATTGTGATGATAACGGCGGTCCCATCTGGGACCGCCTTACACTGAAAAGGGATGCCTATGAACTTGACCCAGAAGATACTCAGTCGTCACGTTGTCCGCGGAGAGTTGGTTGCCGGAAAGGAAATCGCAATCCGCATAGATCAGACACTCACGCAGGATGCCACCGGAACGATGGCGTCGCTACAGTTCGAAGCTCTTGGCTGCGATGCTGTCAAAACAGAGCGGTCTGTGAGTTACGTTGACCACAACACATTGCAAATGGGATTCCGCAACGCGGATGACCATCGCTATTTGCAGTCCGTTGCAAATAAGTATGGCATTGTGTTTTCTCCCCCTGGAACAGGCATCTGCCATCAGTTGCATCTCGAAAACTTTGCGCGTCCCGGCCGAACCCTTGTTGGTTCTGACAGCCATACCCCCACGGCGGGTGGTGTGGGTTCGCTGGCCATTGGAGCCGGTGGACTCTCTGTTGCGCTGGCAATGGCTGGAGAGCCATACATGCTGGCAATGCCCAAGGTGGTGAATGTTCACCTCACAGGGAAGCTTCAGGGCTGGGCAGCAGCAAAAGACGTTATCCTCCATCTTCTTGGCCTGCTTACGGTCAAGGGGGGCGTTGGCAAGGTGATGGAATACACCGGACCCGGCGTCGCCACGCTTTCGGTTCCAGAGCGCGCGACCATTACAAACATGGGCGCAGAGCTTGGCGCAACCACCTCTCTTTTCCCCAGTGATGAGCGGACTCGTGAATTCTTTGCGGCCATGGGTCGTGAGGATGAATGGGAAGCTTTGGTTGCGGACGAAGGGGCAGAGTACGACGAAGTCATTGAGATTGATCTCTCTACACTTGAGCCACTGGCTGCCTGCCCGCATATGCCGGACAGGGTGGTGCCTGTGCGCGAACTGGCTGGCCTCAAGGTCGATCAGGTTGCAATCGGTTCCTGCACGAACTCTTCCTACGCAGATTTGAAAATGGTTTCGATGCTTCTCAAGGACAAGCTTGTGAGCACAGGAACTGATCTTCTTATTGCTCCCGGCTCCAAGCAAGTTTTGAGTATGCTTGTGGCCGAAGGTGCGCTTACTCCTCTTATCCTTGCCGGGGCACGCCTGCTTGAGTGTGCGTGTGGACCGTGTATTGGAATGGGAGGGTCTCCAAACAGTGCAGGCGTTTCTGCCCGCACATTCAACAGAAATTTTGAAGGCCGGAGCGGAACTCAGGACGGACAGGTGTATCTTGTCAGTCCGCAAACTGCTGTGATGCTCGCCCTGCGCGGCGAATTCACAGACCCCGCAAGCTGGGGCACGCCTCCTGCTCTTCCTCAGCTTCCGGATGAGGTTCCAAGCATCCGCCATCTCTTCATTTTTCCAGCAGAAAATGCTAAAGATCTTAGCATTTCGCGTGGCCCAAACATTGTACCGCTCGAGCAGTTCACAAAACTTCCTGAACAGCTCGAAATTGCTGTGCAACTTGTGCTCGAAGATGATATTACAACAGATCACATTATGCCGGCTGGCCCGCAGATTACTGCGCTTCGGTCTAACGTTCCGGCAATTAGTGAGTATGTCTTCTCGCGCACGGATTCAGGCTTTGTTTCTCGCATGAAAGAAGCAGGGCAGGGCGTTATCGTGGCTGGCGAAAATTATGGGCAGGGTTCCAGCAGAGAACATGCAGCTCTTGCGCCCCGTCATCTTGGGGTCAAAGCTGTTCTTGCCAAATCTTTTGCCCGCATTCACAGGGCAAATCTTGTGAATTTTGGTATCCTCCCGCTCATGTTCGAGAGCAAGGAAGATCATGCCGAGATTCAGCTCGGTGATGTCTTGAGCATCCCGTGCTCTCAGATTGTGCCCGGCGGCAGCTGTTCGGTTTTGAAAAATGGAAGCGAACAGATCAAAGTCATGAATGATTTGACGGAAAAAGAACTGGATATTATCCAATCAGGTGGACTGCTGAATTACGTGCGGCAGTCTATTGAACGTTAACGTCTTTAGAACGACTATCGGGAGAACCTATGCTCGACGGAATGCGGCAGCATGCGAGTTCATGGATTATTAAGGTCATCTTTGCAATTATTATTGCAGTATTTGTGCTGGCTTTTGGCTCTGGTACCATGAGCAATCGTGCCAGTGGTGGCGCGGTACTCGCCTATGTGGACGAGACTCCTATCCTTATTAAGAACTTTAATATGGAATATCAGCGCGCCATCGAAGGCGTGCGTCGTCAGAACCCCGGTGTTTCTGCCGCTGCTCTCGAAACCCCTGCATTCAAGCAGCAGGTTTTGAACCGCATGGTGAATGAAACCCTTCTCGCTAGCGAAGTCCAGAGACTGGGCATCACCGTGAGCAAGGATGAGGTTCGTTCCCGAATCCTCCAGTATCAGGTGTTCCGCAACAAGGATAACGCCTTCGATCAGGAGATCTACAAGCAGGTTCTGCGCTCTCAGCACATTACCCCCGGCGTTTTCGAAGCCGATATTCGCCGCCAGCTGAGCCAGGAAAAGCTTTTCAAGTATCTGAACCTCGGCGCAACCGTTTCTGAGAAAGATGCTTACGAGCTGTTCAAGTTCCAGGCGCAGACTGCTCGCGTTGAGTATCAGCTCCTGAACTGGCGCGATTTTGCCGACAAGGTCACTCCTTCTGATGACGAAATCGAAGCCTACTACAAAGAGCACAGCGCAAGCTTCACGGTTCCTGCTGTTGCCAGCTTTGAGTATCTGAGTTTCACTCCGTCTGCTCTCGCTGCTTCCGAGAAGGTCGCAGACAATGAGATCAAGGCGTACTACGAGGCAAATACCGCTCAGTTCAAAACTCCTGAGATGGTTTCTGCCCGTCACATCTTGCTGAAGCTTGATCCTTCCGCTTCTGACGAAGACGTCAAGGCGGCCGAGGGCAAGGCTCAGTCCATTGAAAAGAAACTCGCTCGTGGTGGCGACTTTGCCGCTCTTGCGAAAAAATATTCCGAAGGACCAACCGCTTCCCGTGGTGGCGACCTTGGCTGGTTTGGCCGTGGCGCTATGGTTCCTGAGTTTGAAAAGGCTGCCTTCGGCCTCAAGGAAGGCGCTGTCTCCAAGCCTGTTCGGACGCAGTTTGGTCTGCACATCATCAAGCTTGAAAAGAAGCGCGCCGCTGGCGTCAAGACTCTCGACGAAGCTCGTGAGCAAATTACGCAGGTCATCGCCGAAGAAAAGGCCGCAGGCAAGCTCTCCGACCTTCTCGATCAGGCTATTGAGCAGATCATGGTTGGCGACAAGATGGACAAGATCGGTGACTCCCTCGGTATGGCTGCCAAGAGCACGGGCATGGTTACAGAAAACCAGCTCGCTTCTCAGCTCGGCCTCAAGGGTGAGGATCTCAAGACTGTCTTCACTCTCGTTGTCGGCTCTGCAACGGACACCCCCGTGCAGGTTAACGATGGCTATCTCCTTGCTTCCAAGGTGAAAGAAACCCCTGAGCATGTCGCTCCCCTGAGCGAAGTGAAACCTAGCATTGTTGAGGCCCTCAAGCGTCGCGGTGCAATCACAATTGCTCAGGAGAAAGCTCAGGAGTTGCTCAAGAAGTATTCCGCAGCGAAGGACGTAGAGAGTTCCGCTCTCAAGATGAGCACTCCCTTCTCTCGTCAGGGCTTTATCGCTGGTCTCGGCGCTGCCCCCGAGCTTGCTGCAGAAGCTTTTAAGGTCAAGGAAGGCCAGTGGCTCTCCAAGCCTTTTACCGTTGCCGACGGTGTTGTTATCGCTCGCGTCGCGCAGCACATTGCTCCTAACGAAAAGCTTTGGGAAACCCAGAAAGGGTATCTCCTGCAGCTTTTGACTCAGGCCAACGAGAACGAAATCTTCCAGGCTTTCCTCACCTCTTTGCGTGAAAAAGCTGAAATCAAAATCGCTGAGCCTAAAGTCCTCGAGTAAGAGCGCTTTACTCCAGAATGCAAAAGGCCCCTCAAAGAGGGGCCTTTTTTTGTGGCATTATGGCTGGATGGGGGGGGAGGGAAGATTGGGGTGTGGATGGGTGGGTGGGAAGATTGGGCGTGGATGGGCGGGTGGGAGAAAACCGGGGCCAGCCCCGGACCCCGCGTAAGGGAATGATTCCCTTACGTATCCTCATCGAGTTTAAAAGCCGTGCAAGCTTCGCTTGCACGGCTTTTAAACTTGGGTGAGAAGGCGTAAAGAGTCTCTTTCTCTTCTGCGAGTTCGCCACCATTTTCTTTCTGAACGCTTGCGTTCAGAAAGAAAGGGTTGGAGCGCAAAGAAAAAGAACACACGCCCAGTTAATTAGGCCAAAATTTAAGGGCCGGATGTAAGGGAAAGCCAAGGGCTTTCACACATCCGGCCCTTAAATTTTGGGCGATAGCGGGATTCCCAAGGGCCTCGTCCTTGGGCGGGGTCAAGGGGCAGGCCCCTTGCAGAGCACGAGACAGAGTCTCGTAACCCACCCTCCCGGCGCCCCTTGCAGAGGTACGGGGACAGAGTCTCGTTTGGTCCAAAAAAAAGCCCCCCCTTTAAGAAGGGGGGGGACAGGATGAAGGGCGAGGGCCTTACTTTTGTTTTTTAAAGATAATGAGCGGACAGTTTTTGCACACGTCTGCGCCGGGGAAGTTGTCACCGGGGCGAGTGATGGAGGAGGAGCCGAGATTGTTCTTGCGGTCGAGGAGACGCTGAACAGTGGGGGCGATGTGCTCACCGGGGATAATGACGTTGATCTCGCCTCGTTCTGTTTTACCTGCGTTGTAGCTGCCGCTACAGGCCGGAAGCAGGTTAAACTTCTTTTCGAGGAAGGAGTAGACGTTACCGCCGCAAGCGGAGGAGTTCATGGTGATGTTGGTCTTTAATGGGTGAACGTCCTGAGCAGCGGCATAGTCAACGGCGAGGTGGTAAGCCTGCATGTTGTCACAGTAGAAGTGAACGGTGTCGGGGTCGAAGAAGGTGTCGGCGAGGGGTGCGACCACGACAGCGAGGAGCTTACCTTCTGGGAGGCGGGCTTTGGAGAGCACGAAGCGCTCGGCCTGCTCGGGGCTGACGGTATACTTGGCGTGGGACTTGAGTTCTGCCTCGTCCATGCCTTTCCAGCCGAGAGAGAAGCGGGCATTGGCACAGCCCTGGTCTTCGGGGTAGCCGAGGACGGTCTGGCCTTTCATGCGTGCAGCGATTTCCCACTGACAAAAAGTCATGGGCTTTACAGGGGTGTAAAATTCAGGACAGTTCTCTTTGAAATCTTCAAGTTCAGCTTCATCAAAGATGTACTTCACAGAGATGGGGTAGTGCATGAGCCGCAGCTCGTCCATCAGGGTGTGCTGAATTGCCTTGTAGTCATGACTCAGAGTTGCCATTGGGAAATCCTCCTATAAATGTTCCTGGGCGGGGCGAGTGCCCGCCGATACGTCCTATTTTTTGATCTTGCGCCTGATTTCTCAAGCGGCTGTTTGCATGAGATATGCGTATTTTTCACAGGAGGGAAGAGATTTTCTTTGTTTTGATATTTTTTTCACAATATACGACTAATGCTTGTAATATATGCGTCTTATAGCTTGACGCGGGTGACGGTTTGGGAAAGGTGCTGAAAAAAGAAAGAAAAAAGGGGGAAAGGTGCGGAAATGCTTGTTCAAATTCGGTCAATCGGCTGGAGATAGTCCTGCCAAAAATTGATGAAGGCAAAGACGAGCCGAATGGGGATGTAAATCATAACCGCGAGCATGATGAAAACGTAGGCATAGCCACCATGCCAGGGGTTAAATTTGAAGTAGCGAAAGGCGGGGTGGTTCCAGATGATGAAGAAAAAGAGAACGAGAGTAAAGTGGAGGAGCATCACCCCGAAACGATGTGATTTTTTGAGATAGGCGAGAAGGATAAGAAAGAAGCAGGAGGCATAGAGCAGGGTTGGAACGGGCGTCATAACAGTCAGCCCGATCTCGTAAGCCCGGCTAAAAATGCTGATGAGTGCTTCAAAAAGCTCTGGCATGACACACCCCCTGAGTATCATAAAGATACCATAGCCATGCGAAAAAAGGCAAACAGGGGGTGTGTTCTTTGTTTAGGACGAGTGCGCCTCGCGGGGCGGAATAGGCTTGGAGAGAAGCTTTTTGTTGGGCCAGATGATGCCGCCAATAATGAGCGCTGCACCGGCAAGCTGCCATGCTGCGAGCGGTTCGCTCAGAAGAACCCAGGAAAAGAAGACGGAAGTGACAGGCTCGAAACATGAGAAAATCGAGGTGTATGTGCTGCCGACTTTTTCGATGGCCATATACATAAAGAGAATGGCGAGGGTTGTGCTGATGAGACCTACAGAGAAAGAAATAATGAGGGCGCGGCTGCTGAGGTCCAGCGGGTTGGACGGTGCTCCGGAGAGATACGTGTTTGCGGCAAAGTACGCGATGGCGGAGCTGAGAAGCACGTAAAACGTCACGGACTGGGCGTTTTCACCTTTGAGGAGAAGTTGTCCAATGATGAAATTGAGGGCGATGCCAAGCATGCTGCTGACGGCAAGAAGGACGCCGCGATAGTCAGCGGAATGAAGGAAGGCATCACAAAAGACAAGGGCGCAGCCAGAGAAGATCAGCACAAGCGAGGTCGTGATGTTTTTGGTCAGCGGCTGCTTAAAGAGAATTGCTGAGGCAATGGCTGTCAGGGCTGGATAGCCGTAAATAATGAGCGCCGTTGTTGAGGCGGGGATGTACTTGACGGCCCCAACAAAACCAGTGCTTTGCATGGGGAAAAAGACAGCACCAACAAGAAGGGATTTAATGAGGCCTTCTCTGCTGATGCGAAAGAGCTGCGGTCGGGCAATGGCAAAATAGACAGCGAGACAAAGCGCGCCAAAGCCAAAGCGGTACTGTAAAATCTCGAATGTCGTCATGCCGCAACCAAAAGCTAGCTTGCTCAATACAGGGAGCAGCCCGAAGCAGAATGCCGAAATAAAGGCATAGAGCAAACCACGAGCCATTGTGAACACCTCCAAAAGGGAATCTCGTTTGAAAGAGGGGTTCTAACGCTCAAGCATGGAGACAGCAAGAGAAATTCATCTCCCAATATGGAAGAATAGCAAAGAATATTGGGGAAATAAAGATGAACTCTGCGTTGTGTGCTTACTCTGTCATTCGGCGGCTAATCTCGTGGTGATTGATGAAAATACGGCTGACGTACGTCACGGTCTCCGAGAAGTTCGGAAGTTTGCCATATGGTGAATAGATACGGTCCTTGCTTTGTGTACGACGAAGCCCGGCGTTGTAGCCTGCGGCGGCGGCAATGATGTTCCCGTTTCGCTGGCGCAGATGCTCGGCAATCATCTGAACCATTGCAGGAATGGGCTTGTTGTAGGTTACGCGTTGGTCAAAGCCGGAAAGAAAAGCGTAGTCCGCATCGTTAAAAATATCGCGTCCCTCAAGGTTTGCCTTGATGTATTCCCGGTATTTGTCGCGGGCGTCTTTGACCTGAGTATCAAGGGCGCTGACTTTTTTGTTCTGCTGCAAGTACTGCGAGGCCTCGGGCAGAACTTTTCCTTTTGATGAGGCAACAAGAGCCTTGTGCATGAGCGTGCTTCGGCCGCCGCCAATGGCATTGCGCTTGGCTCGGGCTTTTTTCCATTCACCACGAATGTCGTAATAGCGCTTGAGCTGACCTGCCTTGTCTGTTGCCTTGTAGGGGGGCTTGGCGTGGGCGTCTTTGTCGCCAGCACAGAGCATGCCGTAGCCGCGGGCTGTGGGGGCAATGAACTGACAGACACCAACCGCAAAGGCGCGGGAGACCGCAAACTCATAGAAAAAGGATTCGGCCATCATTTGCCCCATGATCCATGCAGGATCAACGGGGTAAATTTTTTTGTGCTGCTGCACGCCGTGCAGAATCCAGTAGCTGATGTTTGAGATGCGCTTTTCAAAGTCGATCTGCTCAAACTTTTTGCCCCAGAGGGGAACGTTGCGGCCCGCGTAGTGCGTTTGCAAAAAATCGAGGGTGGCCTTTGTGAGCTTTGTTCGCACGAGGCGCATGTCGCGTTCTGTGCTTGGTGGCTCATAGCTTTTGGGAATGATGACGTTGATGGGAGAAGTGCAGGCATCCCGGTGGGCAGAGGCCCGCAGGGTGACGGTCGTAGCTTCGGCGGAACTCGGACAATAGCCGATGAGAGGCAGCAGCGAGGCTGCAACCATTGTGCGCAATGCACGTCGGCGGGATGGGTTTTGTGGACTCTGTACAATAGGCATAGCCCCCATCATATCAGAATTTTCGAAAAATCGGGAAGGGGGTGCACACATTCAGTAGCTTCGGGAAAAGAGCTGCTGGGAAAAGAATTCACATAGCGTTTTGGAATCATAAAAGAAAAAAAGCGTGGCGTGACAGGAGAAAAAGCTGTCAGCCACGCGTATTTTTTATTCAGAACTTTTTTTTCGCAGAAGCGCCTGCCCGTATGCGGCCTGTCCTAAAGAGATGCAGGCATCACCGGGGGGGAGCTGAGTGTGTGTTAGGGGCGTTATCCCCCGTTTTAAAAGGGAATGTGGAAGGCGTTCTGCCAAAGTCTTGTTCATAAGGACTCCGCCAGTCAGCCCCACATGGGAAATGCCAGTGCTGAGGGCAAGGGACTGGGCGGCTTCTGCCAGAGATATGACGAGTCCCTGATGGAAACGTCGGCTGATGGTGGATCGGGATTCACCATTTTGGGCGTCGTGGAAGGCCTGCTGAAAGAGCTTGAGGGATTCAAAGATAGCAGGGTGCCCGTCTGGGCTTGAGCGAAGTTCGCAAAGATAGGGCTTGTGTACCTGAACGTCGCGCATGGTGCCCTGTGCGGTTTCGAGGAGAATAGCGGCCTGAGCTTCGTAATCTATGCTGGAGCAGAGGCCAAGGATGGCTGCCACCGCGTCGAAAAGTCGACCGCAGCTTGTGCTGGTGGGGCTGTTGAGCTGTTTTTTGAGCATGGAAAGGACGAGGGGCTGTTCTTTCTTGTGCGCGGAGGTCCACGGAAGAGTGCCGGGAATATCCTCGCCAAGCGCAACGAGGGCACTCAGTGCGAGTCGCCACGGTTCGCGGATTGCACGCTCGCCACCAGGCAGGGGGAGGGGCTGAAAGTGCGCGAGGCGGGTGTGGGTGCAGGCTTCGTTGTCAACGAGGAGGAACTCACCACCCCAGAGAGTTCCGTCTTCGCCATAGCCTGTGCCATCAAGGGCAAGAATGATGGCTTGGCCAGAAAAGGCGTTTTCTGCCATGACTGCGTGCGCGTGGGCAATGTGGTGCTGGATGGCACAGTGCGGTGTTCGGGACTCCTCAGTTGCCCAGCGGGTGCTCATGTAGTCCGGATGCAGGTCGTGGACCACGAGTTCTGGGCTTGTCTGGAGAATGGCAGGCAAGTGCCCTGCGATTTCCTTGAAAAAGGAAAAGGTTTCCAGATTTTCCATAGTGCCAATGTGTTGGCTCACGAAAGCCTGATCGCCCTTGGTGACACAGAGTGTGTCTTTGAGTTCTGGTCCGGTACCAAAAACACTTGGTCCGGCGTGATCGAGAAAGATGGGCCGGGGCGTAAAGCCTCTGGCCTTGCGGTAGAACAACGGCTGCGGGCCGTCGGAGCCTTCTATAACGCGCATGACCGAGTCGTCACAGCGGATGAGAATGTCCCTGTTATGAAGGACGAAAAAGTCGGCAATGCTTCCGAGACGGTTTATGGCTTCGCGGTTCCCAATGCTGATGGGTTCAGAACTGAGGTTGCCAGAGGTTGCGACCAGCGCGGGAATGGCCCCTTTGGGCAGAAGCTTCTTGTAGAGGAAAAAGAGAACGTGGTGCAGCGGGGTGTACGGCAGAACAAGGCCAAGGTCAGGAGTATCCGGGTTGAGTTCTGGTGCAAGGGGAGAGCTTGGCGTGCTGAGAATAACAATGGGGCGTTCTATGCCAGAGAGCCAGCGTTCTTCTTCATCAGAAATGGTGGCGATTTGGCGGGCCGTGTCCATGTCTGGAACCATAACCGCAAGAGGTTTCCCATAGCGGTTTTTCCGCTGGCGGAGTGTCTGGACTGCTTCGGACGACCGGGCGTCACACATGAGGTGGAAGCCACCCAGCCCTTTGACAGCCAGAATTTTTCCTTCGGCAAGGGCACGGGCTGCGGCTGGAAGTGAAGGCTCTTTGCGGTAGAGTTCCTTGCCCGCGTTGTCCGTCATCCAGACTTCTGGGCCACACTTGGGACAGGCGTTGGGCTGGGCATGGAACCGGCGGTCTAGCGGATTGGTGTATTCCTCGGTGCAGCTTTCGCACATCGGGAAGCAGGCCATTGATGTTTTGTCGCGGTCATAGGGAATGGAGCGGGTGATGGTGTAGCGCGGTCCACAGTTTGTACAGTTGGTGAATGGGTAGAGGTAGCGGTGATTTTTGATGTCGAAAATATCGTTAAGGCAGTCCGGGCAGGTTGCAACGTCTGGGCTGATAAGCACGGAGTGCCCTTCACCGCCCGTCGACTGGAGAATCTCGAAGGCGTCTTCGGATTCAAGCGGAGGAATTTCTGCCATGTCGCAGGTCACAATACGGGCAAGTGGAGGGAGTTCTTCTCGTAGAGCCGTGGCGAATTCGGCGCATTCGCTGCTCTTTCCCTGTATTTCAATAATGACACCCTCGGGGCTGTTGCGCACGTTTCCGGTGAGTCCTGCATGGAGGGCAATGCGATAAATAAA
Above is a window of Desulfobaculum bizertense DSM 18034 DNA encoding:
- a CDS encoding DUF169 domain-containing protein encodes the protein MSHDYKAIQHTLMDELRLMHYPISVKYIFDEAELEDFKENCPEFYTPVKPMTFCQWEIAARMKGQTVLGYPEDQGCANARFSLGWKGMDEAELKSHAKYTVSPEQAERFVLSKARLPEGKLLAVVVAPLADTFFDPDTVHFYCDNMQAYHLAVDYAAAQDVHPLKTNITMNSSACGGNVYSFLEKKFNLLPACSGSYNAGKTERGEINVIIPGEHIAPTVQRLLDRKNNLGSSSITRPGDNFPGADVCKNCPLIIFKKQK
- a CDS encoding peptidylprolyl isomerase, with the protein product MLDGMRQHASSWIIKVIFAIIIAVFVLAFGSGTMSNRASGGAVLAYVDETPILIKNFNMEYQRAIEGVRRQNPGVSAAALETPAFKQQVLNRMVNETLLASEVQRLGITVSKDEVRSRILQYQVFRNKDNAFDQEIYKQVLRSQHITPGVFEADIRRQLSQEKLFKYLNLGATVSEKDAYELFKFQAQTARVEYQLLNWRDFADKVTPSDDEIEAYYKEHSASFTVPAVASFEYLSFTPSALAASEKVADNEIKAYYEANTAQFKTPEMVSARHILLKLDPSASDEDVKAAEGKAQSIEKKLARGGDFAALAKKYSEGPTASRGGDLGWFGRGAMVPEFEKAAFGLKEGAVSKPVRTQFGLHIIKLEKKRAAGVKTLDEAREQITQVIAEEKAAGKLSDLLDQAIEQIMVGDKMDKIGDSLGMAAKSTGMVTENQLASQLGLKGEDLKTVFTLVVGSATDTPVQVNDGYLLASKVKETPEHVAPLSEVKPSIVEALKRRGAITIAQEKAQELLKKYSAAKDVESSALKMSTPFSRQGFIAGLGAAPELAAEAFKVKEGQWLSKPFTVADGVVIARVAQHIAPNEKLWETQKGYLLQLLTQANENEIFQAFLTSLREKAEIKIAEPKVLE
- a CDS encoding aconitate hydratase → MPMNLTQKILSRHVVRGELVAGKEIAIRIDQTLTQDATGTMASLQFEALGCDAVKTERSVSYVDHNTLQMGFRNADDHRYLQSVANKYGIVFSPPGTGICHQLHLENFARPGRTLVGSDSHTPTAGGVGSLAIGAGGLSVALAMAGEPYMLAMPKVVNVHLTGKLQGWAAAKDVILHLLGLLTVKGGVGKVMEYTGPGVATLSVPERATITNMGAELGATTSLFPSDERTREFFAAMGREDEWEALVADEGAEYDEVIEIDLSTLEPLAACPHMPDRVVPVRELAGLKVDQVAIGSCTNSSYADLKMVSMLLKDKLVSTGTDLLIAPGSKQVLSMLVAEGALTPLILAGARLLECACGPCIGMGGSPNSAGVSARTFNRNFEGRSGTQDGQVYLVSPQTAVMLALRGEFTDPASWGTPPALPQLPDEVPSIRHLFIFPAENAKDLSISRGPNIVPLEQFTKLPEQLEIAVQLVLEDDITTDHIMPAGPQITALRSNVPAISEYVFSRTDSGFVSRMKEAGQGVIVAGENYGQGSSREHAALAPRHLGVKAVLAKSFARIHRANLVNFGILPLMFESKEDHAEIQLGDVLSIPCSQIVPGGSCSVLKNGSEQIKVMNDLTEKELDIIQSGGLLNYVRQSIER
- a CDS encoding chorismate mutase produces the protein MNDRKYTREYAKRDERRDERRPDARDKRSITEELVSIDRQLTRLLGKRCYLLSKAANARKRKGRALADPGQERRMRSAWDELVKREGLDAATTRKLFNLANGLAYNSVRNENSNKSRTFKLFPKCESLDVSIDGPRDLEETRMWAAVAAAAEAKTELHPIVLNDALADLLKALNKGGASLIFEKGKVINAGKAPDFHEQKIYVGNETLNLYLCMAMVLGQPGISTFTGGASLKVMDLRAVAHVFAGLGVRLASLEPQSAGVPVRMESGGMTSARFSVPEGFPAEAAAALALFGPTYPDGIAFTWDESWDDEGLLRRVAALLKECGVPCELKKDSFSVRPARYAVPKNPAISLDPMLCASVLAVPYATEGKVVLKGRWPAKRRIAGEIESFLKSLGCTVNVSKEDITVELNARPEALDFELEHCSELVPLALAASLVAKSGGRIAIAEDFDSATAMDLGDRLGRFVRVKPGRLVVTGSDRGSSWVESEESWVSPTADWTLALALVSFVAPGILLANPGDLASVWPDFWQLFVNGFVPQPDKKEPEESGKKGRRVRIG